From one Lolium rigidum isolate FL_2022 chromosome 4, APGP_CSIRO_Lrig_0.1, whole genome shotgun sequence genomic stretch:
- the LOC124708452 gene encoding membrane steroid-binding protein 2-like, which yields MASCSSLTVVTLPSAAGPTTSRPRATASLRLPAGRGHRVSGAVRCSAAPGGLGIPGKLAELWQAARAAPPGTVVAAVAAAAVVYKVASGLLAPPTPPPQRRVEAAEEALPPAPEPVQVGEITADELRQYDGSDPEKPLLMAIKGQIYDISQSRMFYGPGGPYALFAGRDASRALAKMSFEPQDLTGDVSGLGPFELSALQDWEYKFVSKYVKVGSIKTTGPVEEGSGSTTSEIQEEAPAVKLNGEKAP from the exons ATGGCGTCTTGCTCCTCTCTCACCGTTGTCACCCTGCCGTCCGCCGCCGGGCCGACGACCAGTCGGCCGCGAGCAACAGCGTCCTTGCGTCTGCCGGCGGGCCGCGGCCACCGCGTCTCTGGCGCCGTGCGGTGCAGCGCCGCCCCGGGCGGCCTCGGAATCCCGGGGAAGC TGGCGGAGCTCTGGCAGGCGGCGAGGGCCGCGCCTCCGGGGACCGTGGTCGCCGCCGTGGCTGCTGCGGCGGTGGTCTATAAGGTGGCGTCCGGCCTCCTCGCTCCGCCGACTCCGCCGCCGCAGCGACGGGTGGAGGCAGCTGAGGAGGCGCTGCCCCCAGCTCCCGAGCCAGTGCAGGTGGGGGAGATCACGGCGGACGAGCTGCGGCAGTATGACGGGTCTGACCCCGAGAAGCCTCTTCTGATGGCCATCAAGGGCCAGATCTACGACATCTCACAGAGCAG AATGTTCTATGGGCCTGGTGGACCATATGCATTgtttgctggtagagatgccagTAGGGCATTGGCGAAGATGTCCTTTGAGCCTCAAGATCTGACAGGTGATGTATCTGGCCTCGGTCCATTTGAGCTCAGCGCCTTGCAAGACTGGGAGTACAAGTTCGTCAGCAAGTATGTGAAGGTAGGGAGCATCAAAACAACAGGACCCGTAGAAGAGGGCAGTGGTAGCACTACCTCTGAAATACAGGAGGAAGCTCCCGCTGTAAAATTGAATGGAGAGAAAGCACCATGA